Proteins encoded in a region of the Flavobacterium sp. MDT1-60 genome:
- a CDS encoding helix-turn-helix domain-containing protein has translation MDSAIIKDSNTIIMKEACTGALLPVRDALEVLSGRWKLPILIALSDRPKRFKEISKDIDGITDKMLSKELKDLEINKLVTRTVYDTFPPTVEYARTEHSQSLTPVIMALKDWGTLHRKEIIGK, from the coding sequence ATGGATAGCGCTATCATTAAGGATAGTAATACGATAATTATGAAAGAAGCGTGTACAGGAGCTTTACTGCCAGTAAGAGATGCTTTGGAAGTCTTAAGTGGCAGATGGAAACTCCCTATTTTAATTGCTTTGTCTGACCGACCAAAACGATTCAAGGAGATCTCTAAGGATATTGACGGAATTACAGATAAAATGCTTTCTAAAGAACTCAAAGATCTGGAAATAAACAAATTGGTAACCAGAACCGTTTATGATACATTCCCGCCAACTGTTGAATATGCAAGAACAGAGCACAGCCAATCTTTAACGCCTGTTATAATGGCATTAAAAGACTGGGGAACCTTACATCGCAAAGAAATTATTGGGAAATAA
- a CDS encoding DUF1810 domain-containing protein — MAYNNNQLMRFLDAQNKLYLSALSEIKKGKKESPWMWFVFPQIKGFGSCDTSKFYEIKNADEAIAFLEHPILGKHLIEITEELIKTEEKTATEIFGNPDDEKLQSCLTLFASIQNTEPVFQEALHKYFDGSSDFHTLQLLYSNL; from the coding sequence ATGGCTTACAATAACAATCAATTAATGCGTTTTTTAGACGCGCAGAACAAGTTATACCTTTCAGCTCTTTCTGAAATTAAAAAAGGTAAAAAAGAATCTCCCTGGATGTGGTTTGTTTTTCCTCAGATTAAAGGATTTGGATCCTGCGATACTTCAAAATTCTACGAAATCAAAAATGCCGATGAAGCAATTGCTTTTTTAGAGCATCCAATTCTGGGAAAACATCTTATTGAAATTACAGAAGAATTAATCAAAACAGAAGAAAAAACAGCAACAGAAATATTTGGAAATCCGGATGACGAAAAATTGCAATCCTGTCTGACTTTGTTTGCCAGTATTCAAAATACAGAACCGGTTTTTCAGGAAGCCCTGCACAAATATTTTGATGGCTCATCTGACTTTCATACGCTGCAATTATTATACAGTAATTTATAG
- a CDS encoding VOC family protein: MKLEHIQIQTNNIKETELFYKDTLGLSILEKKSNSITIKAGDSVLKFIENTDFDSIYHFAFNIPENKLEEAINWCTNKIDLILIEDKRIIANFETWNANAIYFYDNNGNLLEFIARHDLDNFQIKEFSSKSILNISEIGIVHEDPMELGEQLITNHDLLFFEKNYNSENFAAIGDDEGLLIIVKPNRNWYPTQTPSKSNKTEIIIENKGTKIELDF; this comes from the coding sequence ATGAAATTAGAACACATCCAGATTCAAACCAATAATATAAAAGAAACGGAACTATTTTATAAAGATACGCTTGGGCTTTCAATCCTGGAAAAAAAATCAAACTCCATTACTATTAAGGCAGGAGATTCCGTTTTAAAATTTATTGAAAACACTGATTTTGATTCTATTTATCATTTCGCTTTTAACATTCCTGAAAATAAACTTGAAGAAGCGATTAACTGGTGCACCAACAAAATAGATTTAATACTGATTGAAGACAAACGCATAATTGCAAATTTTGAAACCTGGAATGCAAATGCTATTTATTTTTATGACAATAATGGCAATTTACTAGAATTTATTGCCAGACATGATTTAGATAATTTTCAAATAAAAGAATTCAGTTCTAAATCAATTTTAAATATTAGCGAAATTGGTATTGTCCATGAAGATCCAATGGAATTGGGAGAACAATTAATAACAAATCATGATTTGCTGTTTTTTGAAAAAAATTATAATAGCGAAAATTTTGCTGCAATTGGAGACGATGAAGGTTTGCTGATCATTGTAAAACCCAACCGTAATTGGTATCCAACTCAAACGCCTTCTAAAAGCAATAAAACGGAAATAATAATTGAAAATAAAGGAACTAAGATTGAATTAGATTTTTAA
- a CDS encoding heavy metal translocating P-type ATPase: MEHIHEEKIIKKKTNQSGCCSAHEEHHHSEDDGHNHDHEHNAEGSLFQMFLPAIISFVLLLIGIGFDNYFPQNWFTGYVRIVWYIIAYLPVGIPVLKEAYESIIKGDVFSEFFLMCIATIGAFAIGEFPEGVAVMLFYTIGENFQGLAVSRAKSNIKSLLDQRPDEVTILENNVATKVKAADVRIGSIIQLKAGEKLGLDGELLSDTASFNTAALTGESKPSTKVKGETVLAGMINENTIAQVKVTTDYKDSKLSKILEMVQNATAKKAPAELFIRKFAKIYTPIVVYLAIAICLLPMLFVDNYVFSDWLYRALVFLVISCPCALVISIPLGYFGGIGAASKNGILFKGSNFLDSISTIQNVVMDKTGTMTEGVFKVQEVIISDDFDKEEILKLVNVLESQSTHPVATAIHNHVGKIDASIELKNVEEISGHGLKAEINGKELHVGNFKLMDKFGIKYDLDPNSVVYTTIAIAYEKKFAGYLTIADEIKEDALETVNKLKLLGVKVTMLSGDKTNVVQFVANKLGIANAFGDLLPEDKVNKLNEIKAKNETVAFVGDGVNDAPVIALSTVGIAMGGLGSDATIETADIVIQDDKPSKIPMAINIGKQTKKIVWQNITLAFVVKAFVLILGAGGLATMWEAVFADVGVALLAILNAVRIQKMKF; this comes from the coding sequence ATGGAACATATACATGAAGAAAAAATAATAAAGAAGAAAACAAACCAATCCGGTTGCTGTTCAGCGCATGAAGAACATCATCATTCTGAGGATGACGGACACAATCACGATCACGAACATAATGCTGAAGGAAGTTTGTTCCAAATGTTTCTTCCCGCGATCATTTCGTTTGTTTTATTGCTTATCGGAATTGGGTTTGACAATTATTTTCCACAAAACTGGTTTACAGGATATGTTAGAATTGTTTGGTACATCATAGCTTATTTACCGGTTGGAATTCCGGTTTTGAAAGAAGCTTACGAAAGCATTATAAAAGGCGATGTGTTTTCAGAATTTTTCCTGATGTGTATTGCTACGATTGGCGCTTTCGCCATTGGAGAATTTCCTGAAGGAGTTGCCGTAATGCTTTTTTATACGATTGGAGAAAATTTTCAGGGATTGGCGGTAAGCAGAGCAAAATCGAATATTAAAAGTTTGTTGGATCAGCGTCCCGATGAAGTTACTATTTTAGAAAATAATGTGGCGACAAAAGTTAAAGCTGCTGATGTCAGAATCGGATCTATTATTCAGCTTAAAGCCGGAGAAAAATTAGGTTTAGACGGAGAATTATTGTCTGATACCGCTTCGTTTAACACCGCTGCGCTTACAGGCGAAAGTAAACCATCGACGAAAGTAAAAGGAGAAACCGTTTTAGCCGGAATGATCAACGAAAATACAATTGCACAGGTAAAAGTTACGACAGATTATAAAGACAGTAAATTATCTAAAATCCTTGAAATGGTGCAAAATGCTACGGCTAAAAAAGCTCCTGCAGAATTGTTTATACGAAAATTTGCTAAAATCTATACGCCAATTGTAGTGTATCTGGCGATTGCAATTTGCTTATTGCCAATGCTTTTTGTTGATAATTATGTTTTTAGTGACTGGCTTTACAGAGCTTTGGTTTTTCTGGTGATTTCTTGCCCTTGTGCTTTGGTAATTAGTATTCCTCTAGGATATTTTGGCGGAATTGGAGCTGCAAGCAAAAATGGAATTCTCTTTAAAGGCAGTAATTTTTTAGACAGTATTTCTACAATTCAGAACGTTGTGATGGATAAAACCGGAACAATGACCGAAGGCGTTTTTAAAGTGCAGGAAGTGATTATTTCGGATGATTTTGATAAAGAAGAAATATTGAAACTGGTGAATGTTTTAGAAAGTCAAAGTACACATCCGGTGGCGACGGCGATTCACAATCATGTGGGAAAAATTGATGCTTCAATCGAATTGAAAAATGTAGAAGAAATTTCCGGACATGGTTTAAAAGCGGAAATTAACGGAAAAGAACTTCACGTTGGGAATTTTAAATTGATGGATAAATTCGGGATTAAATATGATCTGGATCCAAATTCTGTGGTTTATACCACGATTGCCATTGCTTATGAAAAGAAGTTTGCAGGCTATTTGACCATTGCAGACGAAATTAAAGAAGATGCCCTCGAAACAGTAAATAAACTAAAATTATTAGGTGTCAAAGTAACGATGCTGAGCGGTGATAAAACCAATGTTGTACAGTTCGTTGCCAATAAACTCGGAATTGCAAATGCCTTTGGAGATTTGCTTCCGGAAGATAAAGTCAATAAACTTAACGAAATTAAAGCTAAAAATGAAACCGTAGCTTTTGTTGGCGACGGCGTAAACGATGCTCCGGTTATTGCTTTAAGTACAGTTGGAATTGCGATGGGCGGTTTAGGAAGCGACGCCACAATTGAAACTGCCGATATCGTAATCCAGGATGATAAACCAAGTAAAATCCCGATGGCAATCAACATCGGAAAGCAAACTAAAAAAATTGTCTGGCAGAATATTACATTGGCTTTTGTTGTAAAAGCATTTGTACTAATTTTAGGTGCAGGTGGACTAGCAACGATGTGGGAAGCTGTTTTTGCTGATGTTGGAGTAGCATTGTTGGCGATATTAAATGCAGTTAGAATTCAGAAGATGAAATTTTAG
- a CDS encoding efflux RND transporter periplasmic adaptor subunit: MKINLTADLTAKFARFFSQSSQRIAAYSIFLIAYSVLLSCNEKKAEETHEEEKSQTEVALTASQYKTIGIETGFVEDRNLNKVIKANGYTTVPPQNSAEVSTLIGGTVKDIFVLEGTFVNKGKVLATIQNLEVIEMQEEFHSATANIEYLQLEYNRQKTLSDENVNPRKTFQEVKAKLASERARAQAAKNKLEALHVSTKGSTSLVPIVAPISGYVGKISIAKGAYAQTGISLFEVVDNSQMHLDLNVYEKDLGSISVGQVIDFVLTNQSNKSIKGKIFGINKSFSNESKTVAVHAKIESADAKGLIPGMYVSANINITNATVPALPKDAVVRNADKYFVFLQEDEHQEKENGNKENHEKEIHFKAIEVIPGTTDLGFTEVKFVDEISPNAKIVTEGAFYLLSAMKGGGEHEH, translated from the coding sequence ATGAAAATAAATTTAACCGCAGATTTAACCGCAAAGTTCGCAAGGTTTTTTTCGCAAAGTTCGCAAAGAATAGCAGCTTATAGCATATTCCTTATTGCCTACAGCGTTTTACTAAGCTGCAATGAGAAAAAAGCAGAAGAAACACATGAAGAGGAGAAATCACAGACAGAAGTCGCCTTAACTGCTTCCCAATACAAAACGATCGGTATTGAAACGGGATTTGTTGAAGATCGAAATCTCAATAAAGTCATAAAAGCAAATGGTTATACCACTGTTCCGCCTCAAAATTCTGCTGAAGTTTCGACTTTAATTGGCGGAACGGTAAAAGATATTTTTGTTTTGGAAGGCACTTTTGTGAATAAAGGAAAAGTGTTGGCAACCATTCAAAATCTGGAAGTTATAGAAATGCAGGAAGAATTTCATTCGGCTACAGCCAATATTGAATATTTGCAGTTAGAGTACAATCGCCAGAAAACACTGAGTGACGAGAATGTAAATCCAAGGAAAACATTTCAGGAAGTAAAAGCAAAATTAGCGTCAGAAAGGGCAAGAGCTCAGGCAGCAAAAAATAAATTAGAAGCTTTGCATGTGAGCACCAAAGGGAGTACTTCTTTAGTGCCTATTGTCGCACCAATAAGTGGTTATGTTGGTAAAATAAGTATAGCAAAAGGAGCTTATGCACAAACGGGAATTTCCTTGTTTGAAGTGGTTGACAATAGCCAAATGCATTTGGACTTGAATGTTTACGAAAAAGATTTAGGATCTATTTCTGTTGGACAGGTAATTGATTTTGTATTGACAAATCAATCGAATAAATCTATTAAAGGAAAGATTTTCGGAATCAATAAATCTTTTTCAAATGAAAGCAAAACGGTTGCCGTCCATGCTAAAATTGAATCGGCTGATGCCAAAGGATTGATTCCGGGAATGTATGTTTCTGCTAATATTAATATTACGAATGCCACGGTTCCCGCTTTGCCAAAGGATGCTGTGGTTCGAAATGCAGATAAATATTTTGTTTTTTTACAAGAAGATGAACATCAGGAAAAGGAAAACGGGAATAAAGAAAATCACGAAAAGGAAATTCATTTTAAAGCCATTGAAGTAATTCCGGGAACGACAGATTTAGGTTTTACCGAAGTGAAGTTTGTTGATGAAATTTCTCCAAACGCTAAGATCGTTACGGAAGGTGCTTTTTATTTGTTGTCTGCGATGAAAGGCGGGGGAGAGCATGAACATTGA
- a CDS encoding TolC family protein, translating into MKTIYNLSSKAFVNSVKSPLRSLWLIALLLTSTISSAQAKISLEKAIELAKSNNIDLKIADKEIEKQTILKKTAFQADPLQVQYQGGQFNSADFDHNVSIQQYFPIGNITKANRQLQEELVKLAEKRKALSSYEIEKAVTLAYYQYLYGVSIQKLNSELNDIYTKFLKNAELRFQTGESGNIEVISAKAKVKEIETQKAQLEYDLTIYQKQLQFFVQTNENIIADEKTALQYSSIKEEGSSKAEVLLTDYYQQQISVYQKETNTYKAMRTPKLGLGYFAQTINTESLFQGFTAGLQIPLFGGVNSAKAKASEISISQSQLALDKSKLTLNLQQQELQNNFTKQQKALDYYQNEGLQYADQIISTAQKSYANGDMSYWSYISFLNQAIDIKKQYAEATHNYNQSAIELQFPTIKNN; encoded by the coding sequence ATGAAAACAATATATAATTTAAGCTCAAAAGCCTTTGTGAACTCTGTGAAATCTCCTTTGCGTTCTCTGTGGTTAATTGCACTTCTATTGACAAGTACAATATCATCTGCGCAAGCCAAAATATCTTTAGAAAAAGCTATAGAACTTGCCAAATCAAACAACATCGATTTAAAAATCGCCGATAAAGAAATCGAAAAACAAACCATCCTTAAAAAGACCGCATTTCAGGCAGATCCGCTTCAGGTACAATATCAGGGTGGACAATTCAATAGCGCCGATTTTGACCATAACGTATCAATTCAGCAATATTTCCCCATCGGAAATATTACAAAAGCGAATCGACAATTGCAGGAAGAATTGGTAAAACTAGCCGAAAAACGAAAAGCGTTATCCTCCTATGAAATTGAAAAAGCCGTTACATTGGCCTATTATCAATATTTGTACGGTGTTTCGATTCAGAAATTAAACTCGGAATTAAATGACATTTATACCAAATTTTTAAAGAATGCTGAGTTGCGTTTTCAAACCGGAGAAAGCGGCAACATTGAAGTTATTAGCGCTAAAGCGAAAGTAAAAGAAATTGAAACGCAGAAAGCACAATTAGAATACGATCTGACAATTTACCAAAAGCAATTGCAGTTTTTTGTACAAACTAATGAAAATATAATTGCTGATGAAAAAACAGCTTTGCAATATTCCAGTATAAAAGAGGAAGGAAGTTCGAAAGCAGAAGTTTTATTGACGGATTATTATCAACAACAAATCTCGGTTTATCAGAAGGAAACCAATACCTACAAAGCGATGAGAACTCCAAAATTGGGATTAGGTTATTTTGCGCAAACCATTAACACAGAATCGTTGTTTCAGGGTTTTACAGCAGGCTTGCAGATTCCGTTATTTGGAGGCGTAAATTCGGCGAAAGCCAAAGCTTCTGAGATTAGTATTTCGCAATCGCAATTAGCTTTGGATAAAAGTAAATTAACCTTGAATTTGCAACAGCAAGAATTGCAAAACAACTTTACAAAACAGCAAAAAGCTTTAGATTATTATCAAAATGAAGGCTTGCAATATGCTGATCAGATTATCAGTACGGCACAAAAAAGTTATGCCAATGGCGATATGAGTTATTGGTCGTATATCAGCTTTTTAAACCAGGCGATTGATATTAAAAAACAATATGCCGAGGCGACTCATAATTACAATCAAAGCGCCATCGAACTTCAATTTCCAACTATCAAAAACAATTAA
- a CDS encoding efflux RND transporter permease subunit — MLDKIIQFSIKNKFFILLFTLVLIAWGSYSLKKLPLDALPDVTNNQVQIITTAPTLASQEVEQLITYPLEQAVKTVPDVIELRSISRFGLSVVTVVFEDDVDIYWAREQIFQRLKQAEENIPAYAGSPELAPITTGLGEIYQYDVYAKKGYENKYDAIKLRTIQDWIIIPQLQGIKGVAEISTWGGKLKQYEIAVNPNTLNSLGVTITEIFDALEKNNQNTGGAYIEKDQYAYFIRGVGMAKGINDLGNVVVKNRNGSPVLVRDVAEVREGIALRYGASTKDGKGEIVSGLVLMLKGENSSAVVNRIHERMIQINKSLPEGVVAEAFIDRGKLVDNAIGTVTKNLLEGALIVIFVLILFLGNLRAGLIVASVIPLAMLFAVILMNAFGVSGNLMSLGAIDFGIIVDGAVIIVEATMHHLQKIKNKTALSQKEMDVEVYNSASKIRNSAAFGEIIILIVYLPILALVGTEGKMFKPMAMTVGFAIAGAFILSLTYVPMMSALFLSKKTEHKKNFSDRMMRWFESIYTPFLNKVLQFKKVVLGISLGFFALAFIIFQNMGGEFIPTIEEGDLAINATIMTGSSLTQMVETTTKYEKLLKEKFPEIKTIVTKIGSGEIPTDPMPIESGDLIIVLKDKKEWKGKYHNWEDLANAMKEEMEIIPGANIEISQPIQMRFNELMTGSRSDIAIKIFGDDLEILDAKAAELISKIKNIEGIGDLKADKVTGLPQITIKYDYNKIALYGLNISDINQIIRSSFAGESAGKIYEESKRFDVVVRMNQDNRADITDVSNLFIPLPNGQQVPLSQVASVDYEQGPVQVTREDGKRRITVGLNVRGRDIKSVVEEIQERLVRDFNLPSGYYITYGGQFENLIKATNRLMIALPIALGLILILLYLTFNSFKQAALIFTAIPLAAIGGVFALWMRGMPFSISAGIGFIALFGIAVLNGIVLISYFNQLKAEGIQDPLQRVLIGTKTRLRPVLMTAAVASLGFLPMALSTSGGAEVQKPLATVVIGGLVSATLLTLIVLPILYLMLEKFNHKIK, encoded by the coding sequence ATGTTAGATAAAATTATACAGTTCAGTATAAAGAATAAGTTCTTTATACTGCTATTTACCCTTGTATTAATAGCCTGGGGAAGTTATTCGCTTAAAAAATTACCGCTGGATGCCTTACCAGATGTTACCAATAATCAGGTGCAAATCATTACAACAGCGCCAACTTTGGCCAGTCAGGAAGTCGAACAATTAATTACATATCCGCTGGAACAGGCTGTAAAAACAGTTCCGGATGTTATAGAACTCCGCAGTATTTCCCGTTTCGGATTGTCGGTTGTAACCGTCGTCTTTGAAGACGATGTCGATATTTATTGGGCCAGAGAACAAATATTTCAGCGCTTAAAACAAGCCGAAGAAAACATTCCGGCTTATGCTGGTTCTCCTGAATTAGCGCCCATTACAACCGGTTTGGGAGAAATTTACCAATATGATGTTTATGCCAAAAAAGGCTATGAAAACAAGTACGATGCAATAAAATTAAGAACCATTCAGGATTGGATCATTATTCCGCAGTTACAAGGAATTAAAGGTGTTGCCGAAATAAGTACTTGGGGAGGAAAACTGAAACAATATGAAATTGCCGTAAACCCAAATACATTGAATAGTCTTGGAGTTACGATTACCGAAATTTTTGATGCGTTAGAAAAGAACAATCAAAATACCGGAGGCGCTTATATTGAAAAAGATCAGTACGCCTATTTTATCCGCGGTGTCGGAATGGCAAAAGGAATTAATGATCTTGGAAATGTGGTAGTAAAAAACAGAAATGGTTCGCCCGTTTTAGTCCGTGATGTTGCCGAAGTTCGCGAAGGAATTGCGTTGCGTTACGGTGCTTCAACCAAAGACGGAAAAGGAGAAATCGTTTCGGGATTGGTTTTGATGTTAAAAGGAGAAAATTCCAGCGCAGTTGTCAACAGAATTCATGAAAGAATGATTCAGATTAATAAAAGCCTGCCTGAAGGCGTTGTAGCCGAAGCTTTTATTGACAGAGGAAAATTGGTTGATAATGCCATTGGAACAGTGACTAAAAATCTTTTAGAAGGTGCCTTAATTGTCATCTTTGTACTGATTTTATTTCTGGGGAATCTTCGTGCCGGATTAATAGTTGCTTCTGTTATTCCGCTTGCCATGCTTTTTGCTGTGATTTTGATGAATGCTTTTGGCGTAAGCGGAAATTTAATGAGTCTGGGAGCGATAGACTTCGGAATTATTGTCGATGGAGCTGTTATTATTGTCGAGGCCACGATGCATCATCTGCAAAAAATCAAAAATAAAACAGCCCTTTCACAGAAAGAAATGGACGTTGAAGTGTATAATTCGGCTTCAAAAATCAGAAATAGTGCAGCCTTTGGAGAAATCATTATTTTGATTGTTTACTTGCCAATACTGGCTTTAGTTGGAACCGAAGGAAAAATGTTCAAGCCAATGGCGATGACAGTTGGTTTCGCGATTGCGGGTGCATTTATACTTTCGCTGACGTATGTACCAATGATGAGCGCCCTGTTTCTATCTAAAAAAACAGAACACAAAAAAAACTTCAGCGACCGAATGATGCGTTGGTTCGAATCCATTTATACACCCTTTTTAAATAAAGTATTGCAGTTTAAAAAAGTGGTTTTAGGAATTTCTCTCGGGTTTTTTGCTTTAGCATTTATCATTTTCCAAAATATGGGAGGAGAATTTATTCCAACTATTGAAGAAGGTGATTTGGCTATCAATGCTACAATTATGACAGGAAGTTCGCTTACGCAGATGGTAGAAACGACGACAAAGTACGAGAAATTATTAAAAGAGAAATTTCCTGAAATTAAAACAATAGTGACCAAAATTGGAAGCGGAGAAATCCCAACTGATCCAATGCCCATTGAAAGCGGCGATTTGATTATTGTCCTGAAAGACAAAAAAGAATGGAAAGGCAAATACCATAATTGGGAAGATTTGGCTAATGCGATGAAAGAAGAAATGGAAATCATTCCGGGTGCCAATATTGAGATTTCACAGCCGATTCAGATGCGTTTTAACGAATTAATGACCGGAAGCCGAAGCGATATTGCCATCAAGATTTTTGGTGATGATTTAGAAATCCTTGACGCCAAAGCAGCTGAGTTAATTTCGAAAATCAAAAATATAGAAGGAATCGGCGATTTAAAAGCCGATAAAGTAACAGGTTTACCACAAATTACCATCAAATACGATTATAATAAAATCGCTTTATACGGACTGAATATTTCTGATATCAATCAGATTATTCGTTCCTCTTTTGCTGGTGAAAGTGCCGGTAAAATCTACGAAGAAAGCAAAAGATTTGATGTTGTTGTCCGTATGAATCAGGACAACCGTGCTGATATTACCGATGTCAGCAATTTGTTTATCCCGCTCCCAAACGGTCAGCAAGTGCCGCTTTCTCAGGTTGCTTCTGTAGATTATGAGCAGGGTCCGGTTCAGGTAACCCGCGAAGATGGAAAACGCCGAATTACTGTGGGCTTAAACGTCCGCGGACGCGATATCAAAAGCGTTGTGGAAGAAATTCAAGAGAGATTAGTTCGGGATTTTAACCTTCCTTCCGGATATTACATAACATACGGCGGTCAGTTCGAGAATTTGATCAAAGCTACAAATAGATTAATGATAGCATTGCCAATTGCTTTGGGATTAATATTGATCTTGCTTTATCTAACGTTCAACAGTTTTAAACAGGCAGCTTTAATTTTTACGGCAATTCCGTTAGCCGCAATTGGTGGTGTTTTTGCACTTTGGATGCGAGGAATGCCTTTTAGTATTTCCGCCGGAATTGGTTTTATTGCTTTGTTTGGAATTGCCGTTTTAAACGGAATCGTTCTGATTTCGTATTTCAATCAATTAAAAGCAGAAGGAATACAAGATCCACTTCAAAGAGTTTTAATCGGAACCAAAACAAGATTACGTCCGGTTTTAATGACTGCTGCCGTGGCTTCGTTAGGATTTTTGCCAATGGCATTATCCACAAGCGGCGGAGCAGAGGTACAGAAACCTTTAGCAACTGTTGTTATCGGCGGTTTAGTTTCAGCAACATTATTGACATTAATCGTATTACCAATTTTGTATTTAATGCTGGAGAAATTTAACCACAAAATAAAATAA
- a CDS encoding DUF6660 family protein: protein MKWIAIVLSIYLMALSNMPCADMEVDSAAHKTVQFSSEANHSHDKDNDLCSPFCACNCCGAQVLSYQTLETIEFPVAFTIISKALPNYNSVFASNFYGSIWQPPRIA, encoded by the coding sequence ATGAAATGGATCGCTATAGTATTGTCAATTTATTTGATGGCACTTTCAAATATGCCCTGCGCAGATATGGAAGTGGATAGCGCTGCGCATAAAACAGTTCAATTTTCATCAGAAGCCAATCATTCGCATGATAAAGACAATGATTTATGTTCTCCGTTTTGCGCCTGCAATTGTTGTGGTGCACAGGTTTTGAGCTATCAGACTTTAGAAACTATTGAATTTCCCGTGGCTTTTACGATTATTTCAAAAGCATTACCCAATTATAATTCTGTTTTCGCTTCCAATTTCTACGGAAGCATTTGGCAGCCTCCTCGAATAGCATAA
- a CDS encoding porin family protein, producing MKKGLVLLIAFFCITPAQSQVLISLLFGDKLNSPFLEFGLDGGVNFSTISNMETSGTEVGFNLGFYFDIRSKKNPAWMINTGVIVKSPMGAHGMPVYSLGDANLDNTFAGGKVDREIRYFNVPILIKYQFKNNIYLKTGPQLGLLAKAFDKFRKEYDGDEVVYKHNIRDQIHVIDAGIALGAGYHMNVGNGLNMTVQYYYGLVPVMKGDGPEQFNRSLYVTAGIPIGRGKAARKKAEKEAELNRIILPEEEAPKSKN from the coding sequence ATGAAAAAAGGTTTAGTATTACTTATCGCTTTCTTTTGTATCACACCAGCACAATCACAAGTTTTAATTTCCCTTCTTTTTGGAGACAAACTGAATTCTCCCTTTTTAGAATTTGGTCTGGATGGCGGGGTCAACTTTTCGACGATTTCAAATATGGAGACCTCGGGTACCGAAGTAGGTTTTAATCTTGGGTTTTATTTTGATATCCGATCTAAAAAAAATCCAGCCTGGATGATTAATACCGGCGTAATCGTAAAATCTCCAATGGGAGCACATGGTATGCCCGTTTATTCTTTAGGAGATGCCAATCTGGATAATACTTTTGCAGGAGGAAAAGTCGATCGTGAAATCCGTTATTTTAATGTTCCAATTTTGATTAAATATCAGTTCAAAAATAATATCTATTTAAAAACAGGTCCGCAGCTTGGATTATTAGCCAAAGCTTTTGACAAATTCCGAAAAGAATATGACGGTGACGAAGTAGTTTACAAACACAATATCAGAGATCAAATACACGTAATTGATGCCGGTATTGCACTTGGTGCCGGTTATCATATGAATGTTGGAAACGGATTGAATATGACGGTCCAATATTATTACGGATTGGTTCCGGTAATGAAAGGAGATGGTCCCGAACAATTCAACCGATCGTTGTACGTTACAGCTGGAATACCAATTGGCCGTGGAAAAGCAGCCCGAAAAAAAGCAGAAAAAGAAGCCGAATTAAACCGCATTATTTTACCTGAGGAAGAAGCGCCAAAATCTAAAAATTAA
- a CDS encoding chemotaxis protein CheB: MEKSEVISGCKVVIIGGSAGSLNALMQILPELPKLNGFAIVIVVHRKSTDEQTLEDLISLKSSVPLKLVEDKTPLVPGFVYVAPSNYHLLFEKNDLLALDTSEKINFSRPSIDVSFESAAEIYGEALVGILLSGSNTDGTLGLQAIKAHGGTVVVQSPLVAEMPFMPNNAILYTEPHFILQNHEILRLIVSINNPNN; encoded by the coding sequence ATGGAGAAAAGTGAAGTAATATCTGGCTGTAAAGTGGTTATCATAGGTGGATCGGCAGGAAGCCTTAACGCTTTAATGCAAATCTTACCGGAATTGCCGAAGTTAAATGGTTTTGCCATTGTAATTGTAGTGCATCGAAAAAGCACTGACGAGCAAACACTAGAAGATTTAATTAGTTTAAAATCTAGTGTGCCATTAAAACTTGTTGAAGATAAGACACCACTAGTTCCGGGTTTTGTATATGTTGCGCCTTCAAACTATCATTTATTATTCGAAAAAAACGACTTGTTGGCATTGGACACTTCTGAAAAAATAAATTTTAGCCGGCCAAGTATTGATGTTTCTTTTGAATCAGCAGCAGAAATTTATGGAGAAGCTTTAGTGGGTATTTTATTATCCGGTTCAAATACCGACGGAACTCTGGGATTACAGGCTATTAAGGCTCATGGAGGTACTGTTGTGGTTCAAAGTCCGCTGGTGGCTGAAATGCCTTTTATGCCAAACAATGCCATTTTGTATACAGAACCCCATTTTATTTTGCAAAATCATGAAATATTAAGATTGATTGTTTCTATCAATAACCCTAATAATTAA